In Drechmeria coniospora strain ARSEF 6962 chromosome 03, whole genome shotgun sequence, the DNA window CGGCACTCACGTCACCGAGGCGCCCACCTACTCCAAGAAgattgtcgtcgtcggcgacggtggctgCGGCAAGACCTGTCTCCTCATCAGCTACAGCCAAGGGTACTTTCCAGAGGTGAGCGAGGCCGACCCCCCGATCGATGCTCCGATGCCCTCCCTGCCCAcactcctcctcccctcgccgtccgaggAAGGGTCTTTGCTGACGtctgccgtcctcggcggcctcgtgtAGAAATACGTGCCCACCGTCTTTGAAAACTACATCACCTACCCCACCCACCCTCCCACCGGCAAGACTGTCGAGCTCGCTCTGTGGGACACAGCCGGCCAGGAAGAGTACGACCGTCTCCGGCCTCTGTCGTACCCGGAGACGGACCTGATCTTCGTCTGCTTCGCCATTGACTGCCCCAACTCCATCGACAACGTGCTCGACAAGGTACCGTGtttctccccccccctcgcgTCCCCTGTTCGCTGACGAGGTGCGCATCAGTGGTATCCCGAAGTCCTCCACTTCTGCCCCTACAcgccgctcgtcctcgtcggcctcaagTCGGACCTGCGGCACAAGAAGACGTGCATCGACATGCTCAAGACCCAAGGACTCACCCCCGTCACCACCGAGCAgggcatggccgtcgccaagaAGATGGGAGCGCAGTACATGGAGTGCAGCAGCAAGGAGAtgcacggcgtcgaggagatcTTTGAGCGCGCCAtcctcaccgtcgtcgccaacgaCCAGAGGCACCAGgagccctcggcggcggtctcgtcggcgaccgaCAAGACGTCGCGGCTGAGGGCAATCCCCGGCATGAGCTTGCCGAAGCGCAAGAAGAGAAAATGCCAGTTTCTCTAAGTCGGCCTGGGCTGTTCTGCCACATCCGGGACGACACCAGACCTCGGCGTCTATCCACTTTTTTTTCTCTCATTTTTTTGCCGTTGCGGCCATGACCAACGAGGCGGACAGAGACTCGCCCATTCGCACATGTTGAGCAAGGGGGATTGCGGCACCTTGACGCGGCGGAGGAAGGGAACCTCCCCGACGGGCCCGGTACATGACTGCTGCGCGCATTTGTCGGCGCGTCAAAATAGTTTGTTTAGCTCTTGGCCTCTTCTCCTTTCCCTAGCATCCTGAGGGGCAGGGACTCGAAGGGAACAGGATGGGATGGGAGAGCCACACGGGAACAGGAGAACACACAGCGGCATACTACTGTACTGGATGAGGGATGCGAGGGGTGTGAAATATTGGCAACGTCTGCATTTTTCTCCCCATTGTTTGGCCTGGGGTTTTTTGTTCCGTCGCCTTCTCTTTGTATCATGGCAAACCTGTTTACTCTCTCTTTTTCAAGGAAATGGACATGACAAGACGTAACCATCCATGGGCTCAATGCCGCCGCTGCGTGATCCCAGTTTATCATTTCGTGACATAATCGGTGCAACTGGATGGGTCCTGCAcgttgttgtcgtcgtcatcgtcatcgtcgtagCCGTCGCCATTGCCTCGGGGGTATCATTAGGATTCCGTCTCGTGCTTGTTGCCTTCGTCCCGCGTCTGCTCGCCCTGCGCCTGCTCGCCCCGCTGCTTCCCGCTGCCGCCAGCGACCGCCTCGTCGGGTTTGGCCATGACATTCTCAAACTGCGACCACAGGGCCTCGACCGACGAGAACTCGTTTCCAACCTGCAAAACAACCTTGGTCAGCTGGACAGTCCTGAAACTACTGGCCACTCTGTCACTCGCTCCCATCTAGGAATGACACGCGCACGTACTGcgatgacggcctcgagagAGCGGTTCAGCTTGTTGATGTTGGCCAGGACATGCTCAAAGCTCTGTAGGGCGAGATTCTTGTCAGCGTCCTCTGGGCGTAGCTCTCAAGCGGcatccgacgaggaggggaaaCGAACGGTCGCGATATCGCCCATGAGGGCCTCGCGTTGCTGCTCAAAATATGTCGTCTCGCGTGTCGTCTCCATGCCGGACGCGGAGCGCTGATGAGACGCCATGGCAAAAACGGTGGAACGCTGG includes these proteins:
- a CDS encoding Ras family protein, with amino-acid sequence MASYQYRNSYYTPTSYEHTSHREQRTRSSEGTVSTTMSSSSGRESAGTHVTEAPTYSKKIVVVGDGGCGKTCLLISYSQGYFPEKYVPTVFENYITYPTHPPTGKTVELALWDTAGQEEYDRLRPLSYPETDLIFVCFAIDCPNSIDNVLDKWYPEVLHFCPYTPLVLVGLKSDLRHKKTCIDMLKTQGLTPVTTEQGMAVAKKMGAQYMECSSKEMHGVEEIFERAILTVVANDQRHQEPSAAVSSATDKTSRLRAIPGMSLPKRKKRKCQFL